In Rhodamnia argentea isolate NSW1041297 chromosome 1, ASM2092103v1, whole genome shotgun sequence, the genomic window CTTTGTTTTTATTAATTATGGTGTTCAATCTGCTGCTGGTGTGATTATCAGCAGATTGTTATGTGGATTGTTACATCTGTCGACAGTATATTTAGCGTGCGTGCTGGTGTATATTCTGAAATGTAAACAGAAACTAAACGCTCATTACTTTTGTGGGCAATATAAGAAGTTTTCCTTCAGCCTGTGCTGCTCTTAAAGCTAAACTGCTTTTGCCGAGTCTGTACAAGCTCTCTTGCTGAATTATTTTGTGTGTATCGGCTTGAATTTTTCTGTGGACTATGGAGCTATCTTTGCAGGAACGGAGATTCATGTAGTGATGAAGGTGATGCAAGTAAATTTACAGGCAGTACACCTGATGATTCTAATTTAGAATGTGCGCGCGTGTTTGGTACCGGCAGTGCCCAACATTGGAATTCACGAGACATGATCGGCTGGAACCAAATTATATCGATTCAGGTTGGGGGAACAGCTTATTATTATTGTtagtattatcattttttggcaTCAGGAAAAATAGCATTGAGTTGTCTGATTCTTGGAGACTTGAAAACATCTGTGGTTggtctgagagagagagagagagagagagagagagatcacctACTCAATGCAGGTCTCCTTGGGCCGACCTCTTGATGAAAGTGCTTGGACAATACGCCATACGAAAATTAGAGCAGAAGGCCTGAGGGTGACTCTGATTGATTGACTTCGCTGGAGCAAAGTCTCTGGTCTATGCGTGTGTTTAGCGTTTTAGAGTTGGCAAGCATTCATTTTGGCCACATCTTTTCATCGAACTAGACGGAAAGGTCAAGTGAGAACTTCTTGTGCACTTAACTTTGGTAAGTCGTCGCAGAAAACATAGCTAGGAGCggcttttcttctcatttcagTTTTTGCTTCTTTGTCCAGTCCTCCCGCTAAGTCCTTAAATTTTCTTCTACTCTTCTTGCTTGTTCATTGGACGACTGAATTTTCTTGGGAATTGTCGCATAGCAATTGTCATATACACTTGTTtcttagtctctctctctctctctttctctctgcggCGTTCTCCCGATGGTGATTGTGCAAGTCACTCACtcgcttctctttcttctttccttgtTCTTAAACACTCAGCAAACAACCTCCGGCGTGATAACTGTCGGTTCATCGCTCTCTCCGAGAACCAACCGCACGTCGTGGCATTCGCCGTCGGGTCTTTTCGCTTTCGGGTTCTATCCTCAAGGGGATAAGTACAGCGTCGGAATATGGCTTGTTGGTAAGCCTAACAACACTGTGGTGTGGACTGCAAACCGGGATGACCCATTGGTCTCCTCAAACGCGACAATTAAGTTCACTATGGACGGTAAACTCGTCGTCCGAACCGATCCGGGAGGTCAGGAGGCATCCGTTGTCGGCTCTGAATTGTTGGTGCCCGCTACCTCGgcttccatgcttgattccGGTAATCTTGTGCTCTACGACAACAATTCTCGTGTGATCTGGGAGAGCTTCAATCTCCCGACCGACACCATACTGGGTGGTCAGAACCTCTCCGAGGGAAAGGAACTTATTTCGAGCAAATCGCTGCTTGACCGCTCAAGTGGTCGGTTTAAATTCTCCATGCAGACTGATGGGAACCTTGTCGCCTACTCTGTTAACTACACGAATTATCCCCAGGATGCATACTGGTCGAGTGACACTACCGGGCAATTATTGCTGCTAAATCTTGATCCTCGAGGAACTCTTGCTTTGCGGAACTTTAGTGGctttgacaagaaaatttttGCCAATCATACCTTGTTTTTAAGCGAAGAAGGCAGTGCCGTTCATCGCGCAACACTCGATGACGATGGGATATTCAGGCTCTATTTACACCAGTTCTCGCAAGGCGACTTCTCGAGCTCAGTAGTGTACACTCGGTGGTCTGCCCCAGAGCACCAATGTGATGTTAAAGGTTTCTGTGGATATAACAGTTACTGCAGAGGCAGCAACGACGGGGCGCAGTGTGATTGCTTTCCTGGTTTCGCTTTCGTTGATGAACACAAGAGATTTTTGGGTTGCCGGAGGAGCTCCAACTACGAACAGCACTGTGGAGTGGAAGACGCCAACATTACTCCAAGCATCACTCCATTGCCAAGCGTAGAATTCGGGGGTCATCCTTATTTGGTACTACCACTTCCGCTACATGAGTGCGAGACTTCGTGCCTGGAAGACTGCAATTGTGAAGTAGCTTTGCATCGAGATGGATCGTGCAGCAAGATGAAGCTACCCATCATCTACGCAAGTGAAGTCGGAGATGGTTCCTCCACGGTGTTGGTAAAGACCCTCACGCCTGCCCCTGTTGCTCCCCCAAACCCACTGGTCCCAACAAAGCCGATTCTTGTGACGGAGCAGAAGAACACACTCGTTTTGATCGTCGGGGTCAGCTTGGGTTCCATTGCAATTTGCTGCTCCTTGGTAGCTGCGTTTAGTTTCTTGCTGTATCGATACCGAGTTCATAAGTACGCGAGGCTGTCGACAGATTCCACTTTGGGTCCTGCACGAGAGTTCACGTTGCAATCCTTCTCATATAAGGAGCTTGAAGAAGCCACCGATGGGTTCAAGGAAGAGATCCGTAAGGGCTCTTTTGGGGCAGTGTACAAAGGGATAATGTCCGATGGCGGCAAGAGTGTAGCAGTAAAGAGATTAGAGAGAGCCATCGAACGAGGAGAGGTAGAGTTCCAGGCTGAAATGGCCGCAATCGGTCATACTCACCACAAAAATATAGTCCGATTGCTCGGCTTCTGCATGGAGAGCTCGAGGAAGCTTCTTGTATTCGAGTATATGGAGAACGGATCACTGGCAGATGTCCTGTTTGATGTTGAAAGGCGGCCTCCTTGGAGTGAAAGAGTGAGGATTGCGTTGGAAGTAGCAAGAGGAATCTTGTATTTGCACGATGAGTGTGAGCTCCAAATAGTTCACTGCGACATCACGGCAAGAAATATCCTCCTGGATGAATCTCGGACCGCAAAAATCTCAGATTTTGGCCTAGCGAAGCTCTTAATGCCGAATCAAACCGGTCCTAAAACTAAAGTCAGAGGTACAAGAGGTTATGTGGCACCGGAACTGCAGAGGAACGCCATGGTATCCACAAGGGCCGACATTTACAGCTATGGAGTCGTGTTGCTGGAAATAGTGTGCTGCAGGAGCAACATGGTGGTTGACGTTTCGGCAGCAGATGAGGTGCTGCTTTGCTTGTGGGTCCACAACTGCTACATCGCCAGGGAGCTTCACAAGCTCATTAAAGACGAAGAAGCAGACATGAAAAGCGTCGAAAGAATGGTGAAAATAGGGCTCCTTTGCGTGCAAGATGATCCGGAGATCCGACCTTCAATCAAGGATGTGATATTGATGATGGAAGGTATAATGGATGTGCCACGCCCGCCATGCTCAACCCCATCATCCTATGCATCTTAATTCGCATTGCACCTGACTCGAAGGACGAttttcaactttcttttttagCTTCTGGGTAACTCATAGAGCATCCACAGATATTCACTATGACAGGTCACATTCATGAAACTCAGCAAACCATTTTCAGCCATGTACTCCTTGCATTTGTTCTGTTGTTCAAGAATAAACAGGTCACATGTCCACTAGTACATCTTGTCGGTGCGACTTAGTGGACATCTTGTAGCCGAGGCCTCCATAGCTCTCATTACTTACGAGAGtttcgtttccttttcttcttcaaggGAATAATGTTGTTTTCCGACTTTTTCGTTGAATGAACTATGTTTATATGGTTTTGAGTCCTTAGAATGCTGTGAAGGAAACTTCAGGATTGAGAAAAATTGTAAGTTAATGGACAAAGAACAGAGCAATGCCAAGGCTTCACATGTAATACTAGAATTCCTTCTGCTAAACTCGACCTTTAGGGTACAGAAGTTACCAGTTGTAATCCGATACTTCTGGTGAAGAGATGTGAAGCGCAGCGTACCTTCACGACTCGAAATTAAATATAAGTTGGTGATAATTCTTCAGGCTCACAACAGATAGATATTGGAAATGTAGTTGGAGTCTTAAAGAAATCTGACAAGCATTTAAGGGTTCGAAAGAAAGTTCACCTCCATACATCCAAGACGATAATCTAAGTCGGCACAAACGCGATTGTGAATGGAAACCGAAATTTTTAGCCCTACTAGATGTTTTTTTGGCTAGGATTATTAGGATGCACGAGTGGGTTGTATTAAAGAAATCCCACGTCAAAGAATTTGTGTGGTATatagcagttaatatatcatggTTGCCCCATAACTCATTTGTTTAAAGTTTTTGATTGAAGATGGGTGAAACTGCATGCATTGCTAGGTTTGGACTTAGGTTTCCTCCTAGCGATTTCCCTAGGCAAAAGGGTGCGCTCCCTAACACCATGATTAATGTTCAGCGACCACGTCAGCCTGTACTCTGTATGTTACAGCCAAAGATTGCTCCCTAATTTTCCATTTTGACTACAAACATGTGCATTATGTCGTGGCAAATGGTCCTGGCAGCGCACCCCATCTTTCACTCCAAGCAACTCCAACTTCTCCAGTCAAAATGGCAAAAGACTTGGCAAGTCAAGATTGACCTCACAGAGTCATCCACGCAAGTTGTGAGCAACTTCCCTGAACGTTTCGAGTCTTGGTGAGCAttcaacattcaaaagcaaCAACTCCTAGTCAGCCAAAAGAAGCTGATCTCCTCCCTCTCACAGATTCCTGTCATGGCCTCCAAATATGCTTTGTTTCTCCTACTGTTAGTGCACTATCGATCTGCAACATGTGACCGAGAACACCCCGGCTTTATCAGATTAGGCTCTTTTCTCTCCCCCGCAAATCACTCCACCTCATGGCTTTCGCCTTCCGGCCGCTTTGCCTTCGGTTTCTACCCGAATGGGGATGGATTCTCAGTGGGAATCTGGATGACGAGTGAAGCAGAAAACACAACCCCATGGACCAGTGAAGCAGAAAACACAACCACATGGACTGCAAACCGAGACGATCGTCCAGTGCGGTCCACAGCCATGCTCGAATTGACACTTGATGGTAGGCTTCTCCTGAGGACTGACTCCAGGAACAGTAAGTTGATTGCTTCTGTATCTGAATCAGCTTCCTATGCTGCCATGAATGATTCCGGAAACTTCATACTCTACGATAAAGATCACCATGTCATTTGGGATAGCTTTAGTTTCCCTACAGATACATTAATGGGAGGCCAATATCTGCCTCACGGGGCTGCGTTGCTTTCGAGCATGTCCAAGAGTAATCGCTCGACCGGACGATTTCGCCTCGAGATGCAGGACGATGGCAATCTTGTGCTTTATCCCATTCACACTCCAAACATATCACTGGACGCTTACTGGGCTTCTGTGACACAAGGTGATCGTCTGGATTTGCATCTAAATTCGACGGGCGCGTTGCTTCTCATCAAAAATACCGATTCGACGGTGCGTGGGACATTGTATGGTGGCTCCTCGGTATCCAACAATTCAATTACGTACCGCTTAGTGTTGGACTCGAACGGAATTCTTCAACTGTACTCTCACAGTTTCAACCGCACTGTCGTGTATAAAACCTCCCTCGAGTGGTCAATTCCGGACGATAAATGCAGTGTGAAGAGCTTTTGTGGGTTCAACAGCTATTGTACTTTGGATGATGATCAGCCCGTTTGCCGTTGCCTACCCGGCACTAATTTCGTCGATATGGACCAGAAATCTCGCGGGTGCGAGAGGAATTTCACTGAAGAGTGGTGCAGAGATTCCGGAAGAAACGCCTCCTCTCGCAACATCGTGCCCATGGAGAACATGGGTTGGGATGACCCTCCATATTTCCAGgcaaaaatgcaagaggatgaTTGCAGCAAGTCTTGCTTGGAGGATTGCGACTGTGACGTAGCACTCTTGGACTTAGATAGTTACTGTAAGAAGCAAAAGCTTCCTCTGAAGTATGCTAGGAGAAATCCTAAAGCATCATCAACAGCATTCTTCAAGGTGGGGTTTGAGGGTGTAAAGGAAAAACAAGCAGGCGCGACCGTTCCAGAGGTGCCGCTGCCGACTGTCATAATAAGGACCAAGGACGCAACGGTTCTCCTCCTTGTAGTGACCCTAGGCCTGGTGACATGGTCATGCGTCGCCCTTGCGATTTCTGGTCTTTTCGCTTTCAAGTTGAGGTTTTTTGAGTACAGAAAGTTACTAGATAGGGGAGATATCGGTTTGTCACAGGAGCTCGCCCTGAGGTCATTTTCCTACAAAGAGCTCAAAAGGGCGACTAATGGTTTCAAGGAAGAGTTAGGAAAGGGATCATTTGGAGCAGTCTACAAGGGAAGTTTTTCGAAAGGCAAAAGAATCGTCGCTGTCAAGAGACTGGAGAAGGTGATCAATGAAGGCGAGAGGGAGTTCCGGGCTGAAATGCGGGTGATCGGAAGGACTCATCACAAGAATTTGGTCCGGTTGCTTGGTTATTGTGCTGAAGAGTCGAAGAGGCTTCTCGTCTATGAGTTCATGAGCAACGGCTCCCTTGCAGACCTTCTGTTCCGATCCCAAAGGCGTCCAGATTGGAGTGAACGAGTGAGAATTGCCACGGAGATTGCAAAGGGCATTCTCTACTTACACGAGGAGTGCGACGCCCCGATCATACACTGCGACATTAAGCCCCAAAACATCCTGATGGACGACTTTTGGACGGCCAAAATCTCCGATTTCGGGCTAGCGAAGCTCCTGATGCCCGACCAAACCCGGACATTCACTGGTGTCCGAGGGACGAGAGGATACATGGCTCCCGAATGGCAAAAGAACACTCCGATCTCATTGAAGACAGACGTCTACAGTTACGGGATCGTGCTCCTGGAGATCGTGTGCTGCCGGCGGAACATGGAGGTCGATGTCCAGAGGCCTGAGGAGATTGTTCTTTCTTCTTGGGTCTACATGCATTTCGAAGCGGGAGAGCTTGAGAAGCTGGTTCGGGGTGAAGAAGTAGAGAGGAAGTCCCTGGAGAAACTGATCAAGGTCGGGTTGTGGTGCATCCAGGACGAGCCGGCGCTTCGTCCTTCGATGAAATGCGTGGCGATGATGCTGGAAGGGATTACTGATATAGCTGTTCCTCCATGTCCAACTGCTGCTTCCCTATAACTGAGCTCCCAAGTAGAATCTTTCCCTCCTCAGAGCCTCCCATAACAGCACTTCATGAGATCATAGTTTCATTCTCAGGGCTTGAGACATACTGTACTTTTCAAAGTCAGATCTTTCTTCGGGTTAAATAAGGATGATGTATGTTTCTGCTACATCATCAACCTAGGAATTGTCTGCAACCATCGAAATTATGTAGATTCTCTCTCATTCTATCCTCTGTTTTCTATGTCCCACTATCTTTTTATTACCTCCTCAGCCGGTTAAGCTCCTGATGGTGCGGGAGTGTCAGACTTCTGAGAATGAACAAAGATAtgttgttgtctttttttttttttttttaatgttataaATGGAATGTCATTTTAAAAATAACGCCTGTCCTGATAAATAGTTAGTTTAGTAGTTTTCGCAATAGTTCTTATATAATTATCAACTTGGCTATGATTTAATTATGAATAAATTTGACAAGATTCTAATTCCATTCTATTAAGGCGATAGAGTAACTCCTCCCTTACTTATCCCaataagtgattttttttaaactaaattcaagttaattttatttaaatttatgaAACAAGTTTAATCTCATAGTCTCATTAActgttggatttttctttttcaatactAGGGTGTGTTTATTTCGGGAAAAGCGTTTTTCGGACTTTCACCTGCTTGGTTCTTTGAAAATGACGAGTCAACGTAAAACACTTTCCGATAAATGAAAATATCATATATAAATtcaggaaagtgaattccttaatttgaaaaagtgaaaacactttccgaaattgcttctcttcaactttttaatattttctttttttcattttaatatttaatattcaagatttttttttttttaacttttccttCGCCGGTCCGACCACATGCGCTAGCCTCAAGTGAGCTCGTCCTTCGCCGGATCCGATAAGGTCGAGCTCTCTAGCCTTGGGCGAGCTTGCCGGCCTtgggcaagctcgagctcggcGAGTTGTCGACCTTGGGCGAGCTCGAAGCTCGCCGATCGGGCGAGGCTTGAGCTCGCCTGCCTTGCACAAGCTTGTCCCTCGCCTTTGGCCAATTGTTGGCCATCATCGTGGTCGACCACCGGCCAAGCAagacaaaaatagaaaaaaaaataaagtaaaaacttgaaagtaaaaatatataaaaataaatattaattgaatattaaagattaaaaaataatttaaaattttgatttcttttttgcaaaGTCATCAAATTGAAATCACTTTACAAATGAGATCCAAGTATTAAAAATGTTTTCGGTCACATTTCACcgaacaaaggaaaataaatccTTTTCCCGAAAAGTGATTTCccaaaaagtgttttcatttAGCATGGAGTTTTTCGCGTGGCAAACGTACCCTTAGTTGG contains:
- the LOC115730619 gene encoding G-type lectin S-receptor-like serine/threonine-protein kinase LECRK1 isoform X3, with the protein product MASKYALFLLLLVHYRSATCDREHPGFIRLGSFLSPANHSTSWLSPSGRFAFGFYPNGDGFSVGIWMTSEAENTTTWTANRDDRPVRSTAMLELTLDGRLLLRTDSRNSKLIASVSESASYAAMNDSGNFILYDKDHHVIWDSFSFPTDTLMGGQYLPHGAALLSSMSKSNRSTGRFRLEMQDDGNLVLYPIHTPNISLDAYWASVTQGDRLDLHLNSTGALLLIKNTDSTVRGTLYGGSSVSNNSITYRLVLDSNGILQLYSHSFNRTVVYKTSLEWSIPDDKCSVKSFCGFNSYCTLDDDQPVCRCLPGTNFVDMDQKSRGCERNFTEEWCRDSGRNASSRNIVPMENMGWDDPPYFQAKMQEDDCSKSCLEDCDCDVALLDLDSYCKKQKLPLKYARRNPKASSTAFFKVGFEGVKEKQAGATVPEVPLPTVIIRTKDATVLLLVVTLGLVTWSCVALAISGLFAFKLRFFEYRKLLDRGDIGLSQELALRSFSYKELKRATNGFKEELGKGSFGAVYKGSFSKGKRIVAVKRLEKVINEGEREFRAEMRVIGRTHHKNLVRLLGYCAEESKRLLVYEFMSNGSLADLLFRSQRRPDWSERVRIATEIAKGILYLHEECDAPIIHCDIKPQNILMDDFWTAKISDFGLAKLLMPDQTRTFTGVRGTRGYMAPEWQKNTPISLKTDVYSYGIVLLEIVCCRRNMEVDVQRPEEIVLSSWVYMHFEAGELEKLVRGEEVERKSLEKLIKVGLWCIQDEPALRPSMKCVAMMLEGITDIAVPPCPTAASL
- the LOC115730619 gene encoding G-type lectin S-receptor-like serine/threonine-protein kinase LECRK1 isoform X4, producing the protein MASKYALFLLLLVHYRSATCDREHPGFIRLGSFLSPANHSTSWLSPSGRFAFGFYPNGDGFSVGIWMTSEAENTTTWTANRDDRPVRSTAMLELTLDGRLLLRTDSRNSKLIASVSESASYAAMNDSGNFILYDKDHHVIWDSFSFPTDTLMGGQYLPHGAALLSSMSKSNRSTGRFRLEMQDDGNLVLYPIHTPNISLDAYWASVTQGDRLDLHLNSTGALLLIKNTDSTVRGTLYGGSSVSNNSITYRLVLDSNGILQLYSHSFNRTVVYKTSLEWSIPDDKCSVKSFCGFNSYCTLDDDQPVCRCLPGTNFVDMDQKSRGCERNFTEEWCRDSGRNASSRNIVPMENMGWDDPPYFQAKMQEDDCSKSCLEDCDCDVALLDLDSYCKKQKLPLKYARRNPKASSTAFFKVGFEGVKEKQAGATVPEVPLPTVIIRTKDATVLLLVVTLGLVTWSCVALAISGLFAFKLRFFEYRKLLDRGDIGLSQELALRSFSYKELKRATNGFKEELGKGSFGAVYKGSFSKGKRIVAVKRLEKVINEGEREFRAEMRVIGRTHHKNLVRLLGYCAEESKRLLVYEFMSNGSLADLLFRSQRRPDWSERVRIATEIAKGILYLHEECDAPIIHCDIKPQNILMDDFWTAKISDFGLAKLLMPDQTRTFTGVRGTRGYMAPEWQKNTPISLKTDVYSYGIVLLEIVCCRRNMEVDVQRPEEIVLSSWVYMHFEAGELEKLVRGEEVERKSLEKLIKVGLWCIQDEPALRPSMKCVAMMLEGITDIAVPPCPTAASL
- the LOC115730615 gene encoding G-type lectin S-receptor-like serine/threonine-protein kinase LECRK1, which codes for MVIVQVTHSLLFLLSLFLNTQQTTSGVITVGSSLSPRTNRTSWHSPSGLFAFGFYPQGDKYSVGIWLVGKPNNTVVWTANRDDPLVSSNATIKFTMDGKLVVRTDPGGQEASVVGSELLVPATSASMLDSGNLVLYDNNSRVIWESFNLPTDTILGGQNLSEGKELISSKSLLDRSSGRFKFSMQTDGNLVAYSVNYTNYPQDAYWSSDTTGQLLLLNLDPRGTLALRNFSGFDKKIFANHTLFLSEEGSAVHRATLDDDGIFRLYLHQFSQGDFSSSVVYTRWSAPEHQCDVKGFCGYNSYCRGSNDGAQCDCFPGFAFVDEHKRFLGCRRSSNYEQHCGVEDANITPSITPLPSVEFGGHPYLVLPLPLHECETSCLEDCNCEVALHRDGSCSKMKLPIIYASEVGDGSSTVLVKTLTPAPVAPPNPLVPTKPILVTEQKNTLVLIVGVSLGSIAICCSLVAAFSFLLYRYRVHKYARLSTDSTLGPAREFTLQSFSYKELEEATDGFKEEIRKGSFGAVYKGIMSDGGKSVAVKRLERAIERGEVEFQAEMAAIGHTHHKNIVRLLGFCMESSRKLLVFEYMENGSLADVLFDVERRPPWSERVRIALEVARGILYLHDECELQIVHCDITARNILLDESRTAKISDFGLAKLLMPNQTGPKTKVRGTRGYVAPELQRNAMVSTRADIYSYGVVLLEIVCCRSNMVVDVSAADEVLLCLWVHNCYIARELHKLIKDEEADMKSVERMVKIGLLCVQDDPEIRPSIKDVILMMEGIMDVPRPPCSTPSSYAS
- the LOC115730619 gene encoding G-type lectin S-receptor-like serine/threonine-protein kinase LECRK1 isoform X1, with the protein product MASKYALFLLLLVHYRSATCDREHPGFIRLGSFLSPANHSTSWLSPSGRFAFGFYPNGDGFSVGIWMTSEAENTTPWTSEAENTTTWTANRDDRPVRSTAMLELTLDGRLLLRTDSRNSKLIASVSESASYAAMNDSGNFILYDKDHHVIWDSFSFPTDTLMGGQYLPHGAALLSSMSKSNRSTGRFRLEMQDDGNLVLYPIHTPNISLDAYWASVTQGDRLDLHLNSTGALLLIKNTDSTVRGTLYGGSSVSNNSITYRLVLDSNGILQLYSHSFNRTVVYKTSLEWSIPDDKCSVKSFCGFNSYCTLDDDQPVCRCLPGTNFVDMDQKSRGCERNFTEEWCRDSGRNASSRNIVPMENMGWDDPPYFQAKMQEDDCSKSCLEDCDCDVALLDLDSYCKKQKLPLKYARRNPKASSTAFFKVGFEGVKEKQAGATVPEVPLPTVIIRTKDATVLLLVVTLGLVTWSCVALAISGLFAFKLRFFEYRKLLDRGDIGLSQELALRSFSYKELKRATNGFKEELGKGSFGAVYKGSFSKGKRIVAVKRLEKVINEGEREFRAEMRVIGRTHHKNLVRLLGYCAEESKRLLVYEFMSNGSLADLLFRSQRRPDWSERVRIATEIAKGILYLHEECDAPIIHCDIKPQNILMDDFWTAKISDFGLAKLLMPDQTRTFTGVRGTRGYMAPEWQKNTPISLKTDVYSYGIVLLEIVCCRRNMEVDVQRPEEIVLSSWVYMHFEAGELEKLVRGEEVERKSLEKLIKVGLWCIQDEPALRPSMKCVAMMLEGITDIAVPPCPTAASL
- the LOC115730619 gene encoding G-type lectin S-receptor-like serine/threonine-protein kinase LECRK1 isoform X2 → MASKYALFLLLLVHYRSATCDREHPGFIRLGSFLSPANHSTSWLSPSGRFAFGFYPNGDGFSVGIWMTSEAENTTPWTANRDDRPVRSTAMLELTLDGRLLLRTDSRNSKLIASVSESASYAAMNDSGNFILYDKDHHVIWDSFSFPTDTLMGGQYLPHGAALLSSMSKSNRSTGRFRLEMQDDGNLVLYPIHTPNISLDAYWASVTQGDRLDLHLNSTGALLLIKNTDSTVRGTLYGGSSVSNNSITYRLVLDSNGILQLYSHSFNRTVVYKTSLEWSIPDDKCSVKSFCGFNSYCTLDDDQPVCRCLPGTNFVDMDQKSRGCERNFTEEWCRDSGRNASSRNIVPMENMGWDDPPYFQAKMQEDDCSKSCLEDCDCDVALLDLDSYCKKQKLPLKYARRNPKASSTAFFKVGFEGVKEKQAGATVPEVPLPTVIIRTKDATVLLLVVTLGLVTWSCVALAISGLFAFKLRFFEYRKLLDRGDIGLSQELALRSFSYKELKRATNGFKEELGKGSFGAVYKGSFSKGKRIVAVKRLEKVINEGEREFRAEMRVIGRTHHKNLVRLLGYCAEESKRLLVYEFMSNGSLADLLFRSQRRPDWSERVRIATEIAKGILYLHEECDAPIIHCDIKPQNILMDDFWTAKISDFGLAKLLMPDQTRTFTGVRGTRGYMAPEWQKNTPISLKTDVYSYGIVLLEIVCCRRNMEVDVQRPEEIVLSSWVYMHFEAGELEKLVRGEEVERKSLEKLIKVGLWCIQDEPALRPSMKCVAMMLEGITDIAVPPCPTAASL